TCCATCTTGGTCTTGGAACGGGGATTGAATCGGGTGTTGCCGCCATGCCCGATGGCGGCGTGACGCTCAACTCCTGCTATCTGCGCCCCAGATCACGCGGAAGCGTGCGCCTGCAAAGCGGCAATCCTGAAGATGCTCCACTCATCGACCCGAACTATCTCGATGATCCGCAGGACCGTGAAATGTCCATCCGCGGGCTCAAGCTGACCCAGGAAATCCTGGCGCAAGCAGCGCTGAAACCGTTCATCAAAGCCGAGCGCCTTCCAGGACCGGCAGTGAAAACGGATGACGACTATTTTGGATTCATCTGCGAACACTCCAAAACGTCGCACCATGCGGCCGGAACCTGCCGCATGGGACCGGGCGACGGCGCCGTTGTCGACCCGCGTTTGCGCTTCAACGGTCTTGAGCATCTGAGAGTGGTCGACGCCTCCATTATGCCAACAGTGATTTCTTCCAATACCAACGCTGCGGCCATCATGATCGGCGAAAAGGCCGCCGATATGATCCGCCAAGATAACGGTGCCCTGTCATGATCCGTCACATTGTCCTGATCAAATTCCAGCCGGACTTCCCGGAGGAGAAAATCCGCGAACTCTTTGCGGAGCTGCTTGTTATCCGGTCTCAGGTACCCGGAATCCTGGGCATCACGTCGGGCCGAAGCGAGAGCCCGGAAAAGATCGAACGCGGTTACATGCACGGCTTTGTTGTCGACTTCGAAGACTGGGGTGCTCTGGAAAACTATCAGAACCACCCCGATCACAAGGCACTGGGCGCAAAGCTCGTGGCAAATGCCACAGGCGGCCTTGACGGAATCCTTGTTGTCGACATTCCAGTCGAGGCCTGAACGGCAATCCGACCCGCTGTGGGAGTAACTGATGCTGAGCCTGTCCCTTCCAACCTATAACAATCGACTGGAGGACTATCGTCTGTCCGGTGATGCATTGACGCCGCGCGCACCGCGGATTCCCCTGACGCGAACGGCCTTTGCTGCCGCCCATGTCGTTTCAGACCCAAGGGCTGAACGCGATCCCTGGTTGGGCTCTCCGGCTGTCGATTGGGACAATACGCTTGGCTTCAGAAACTGGCTTTGGGATCAGGGTCTCGGACTGGCGGAAGCCATGGACACAGCCCAGCGCGGCATGGGGGTCGACTGGCCGACGGCCAAAGAGCTGATCGAGCGGACCATGCGCGAGGCGAGGGCCCATCCCCTGAGGCCCCGCGTTGCATGCGGCGCCGGCACGGACCAGAAAGACCTCAGTGAACTCCGGAACGCGGACGACATCACCGCCGCTTATGGCGAACAGATGGAGGCCATCGAGGCTGCCGGCGGTCAGATCATCCTCATGGCATCGCGTGCGTTTCCGGCGATCAAAGCCGGGCCGGACGAATACGCCAAAGTCTACGGAAAACTGCTCGATCAGGCCTCGGAACCGGTTATCCTGCATTGGCTCGGCGATATGTTCGATCCCGCCCTGACAGGATATTGGGGTTCCAATGATGTTGGCGCGGCCTCGGACGCGGTCCTTTCAATCATCAACGCGCATGAGAAAAAAGTCGACGGCATCAAGATTTCCCTGCTTGATCGGACCCATGAAGAAGCCTTTCGAGCGCGCTTGCCAGACGGCGTACGCCTCTATACCGGCGACGATTTCAACTATGCCGATCTAATTGAAGGCGATGGAACCAGGTTTTCCCACGCCTTGCTCGGCGCATTTGCGGCAATCGCCCCGGCGGCCAGCCAAGCACTGGAAGCCCTGGCGGAGGGCGACACGCAAGCCTATCGCCAACTGTTTGACCCGACTGTCCCGCTCAGCCGGGAGATATTCAAGACGCCCACGCAGTTTTACAAGGCCGGCATTGCGTTTCTTGCCTGGCTAAACGATGCGCAAAGCCACTTCATCATGCCAGGCGGTTTTCAGTCTTCAAGAGAGATTACCCACTATGCAGAGGTCTTTCGGCTTGCAGACAAAGCGCGCTTGCTGTCAAAACCCGATGTCGCAGCCCAACGGATGACGCTGCTGCTGAAACTGCATGGTATCGAATAGGCAATATGAAGAAACGACCGACAATTCTGGATGTCGCACGGCACGCGGGTGTATCAAAATCGACCGTGTCGCTGGTTCTGCAGAACTCCACTTTGGTCAAGGAAACAACGCGCGAGGACGTTGCGAAGGCAATTGCCGACCTCGGCTATGTCTATAACAGATCCGCCGCCGGGCTGCGCGGCGCGGCGTCCGGGCTGATCGGCCTGATCATCAACGATCTGCGAAACCCTTTCTTTACGGAGTTTGCCGCGAGCGCCCAGATGACGTTTGCGCAAAAAGGGTATTCGACCGTCATCGCCAATACCGACGAGGACCCGGACATACAGGCGCAGGTGATCGACTCGATGATCGAGCATGATGTGTCGGCCTTTGTCATCTCTCCGTCTTACGGCGGAGACGAGCAGCCGTTCGACCGCATCCGCAGGGCCGGCATTCCAACGATGCAGGTCTTGCGGCAGGTCGATGAAAGAACCGATCTTTTTCCGTTCGCATCGCACGACTATAAGGCCGGCGGCGTGCTGGCGACCGAGCACCTTATTGATCTGGGCTGTCGCAACATTGTATTTGTGGGGGGCCTGGAAGACAGGCCGATCACGCTCGAAAGAATGTCCGGATATGTCGAAACGATGGGTGCCCACGCCCTTGTGCCCAGTGTATTCCACGGCCGACCGTCTCGGGTCTTCGGGCGGGAAATCGCCTTGAAATTCCTCGACTCGCACAGACAAATCGACGCGGCCATTTGTTTCAGCGATCTTGTCGCGCTCGGCATGCTGAGCGGATTAGCCGAAGTCGGCATCCGGGTTGGCGAGGACTTCAAAATCGTCGGCTTCGACGATATCGAGGAAAGCTCGCTGGCCTATCCTCGCTTGAGCTCCGTGCGCTGCGATACGGCTCTGTTCGGAAAAAATGCCGCCGAAGCGATGCTGGCCTGGATCGTCGACGGCGAGCGCCCCCCCGACACAAAACGTTATGGTGTCGAACTGACAAAGCGGCAGTCCAGTCTGGGGGCCGGATGAGTACGCCAAGTGCCCACTCCCCACGCTGTACCTGGCGGGGAGCGGGATGGTAGCGGTCGGTTTACAGCGCGCCGGCTTCCTCATAGTAGCGGCGTGCGCCGGGATGAAGCGGCATATCACCAAGCTTCTGGACGGAGTCCTTCATGTTGAGTGCCTTGGCCCAGGGCGCGTTGGATGTGACCTGGTCAAGGTTCTCCCAGAATGCGCGTGTCACTTCATAGACGGTGTCTTCGTCCATGTCCGTGCGTACGCCGATGCCGACCCAGGTATCGTTCGAGGGTACCGGGCCGTCATTGGTCTGGTTCTCATACATGCCGGCGGGCACGTCGGCGCGGAAACGGAAGCTCCCGAGGAACTTGTCAACTGCTTCACCCTGATCACTCTCGGGGCCGATGAAACGAACCTTTTCCGTTTCGGTGAACTGGATGAACTGCTGACAGGGATCGAGACAACCGTTGACATACATGTCTATCGAGCCATCCAGGAAGGCCTGAAACCCGGTCTGCCAGTTGGCCGAGATGGCCTCATAGTCCTCTCCCGCTACCAGGCCGGTGGTTGCAGCGATCCAGCCCTTTGCAGCATTGAATGCACCGCCACCCTGCGGACCAAGGAACACGGTTGCGCCCTCGATATCATCGAGGACAGTGATGTCGCTGTCGTCACGGACGGCGAAATGGTACGGACCCCAGGGAAACCACATCAAGAGGCTGACATTCTTGCTGAGTTCGGGGGCTTCGGGCTGCTTGGCATACATGGCCTTGCCGTTCTTCATGAAGGCATAGATCGTCGGAGAAACCATGGAGAAATCCAGGTTGCCACGCGCCACTTCCATCATGTGGAGTGTCGCAGCGCCACCGCCGGCCACCTCGATCTCCACCTTGTCCTGATTGTCGTTCACGATATTGGCGAGTGTGGACATGGTGATGGCCTGGCCGAGCGACGGCGCGATGGTCGCCATTTTCAGCTTTTCTTCGGCGTTGGCGCTGGTTGCACCGACCGCCGTGGCCAGAACGGCCGAAAGAATGAGATTCCTCATGTATTTTCCTCCTGTTGATTTGCATTTTCGATCATCGGTGCCCTGCCTTGCAGCTGATGAAACGCGAGCAAGGCGAGCGTCAGTACGAGCGCCGGCAGGGCGATCTGCAGATTGGGCGCCAACATCGCGAGGCCGGCGGCCATGCGTAAACCGCGTTCAAGCACGCTCAGCGGCCGTTTCTCGAAACCGGCCAGTGCTGTCGATATGATCCACATCGCCAGAATGAAGACGGCGATGATCCAGAAAAACGAGACCCAGCTGATGGTTGCCGGATCGATCATCGCCGCCGAGCGGCCGAGTTCAGAGCCGAAGAGCGGGAACAGAAGCTGGGGCTTGTAAAGAATGGCCGGGTGATAGGCGAAGACGAAGGGGATCAGGAAACCGGCGACCCCGATGCGGGCGGCAGAAAATCCTGTGCGAATGGGGTTTGCTCCCGCGATCGGCGCAGCGGCAAAGGCCGCGAGCGCCACGGGCGGAGTTACGGTCGACATCACCGCAAAAAACACGACGAAGAGATGCAGCGTCAGTTCGGGTATGCCAACCGCCTCAATGCCGGAACTCAGCGCGATCACGATGATGAAATAGGTAGCGCCCGGCGGCAGGCCCATGCCAAGCACGATCGAGCCGAGCGCCACGACGGTGAGCACCATGAACAAGGGTCCGCCGGCGAGTTGCGCCAGCAAAAGGGAGAGCCGGCCGGCAAAACCCGATAGCTGGATCAGCCCGACGATGAGGCCGATCAGGGCAACAATCACGACAATGGATGCGGCCTTCTGACCGGCGTCGACAAACGCGTCCCAGATCCGCTTGCGGTTGCGGAACTCGGGAAAGAGAACCAGGGCCGAGACAAGAGCCGCCATGAAGCCATAAAACCCCGCCTTCTGCACGGATGGCTGTGCAAACAGAAAGGTGGAAAGAACCGCCAGCGGAATGATGAAAACCAGGCACTGCACTCTTTCGGAGCGTGTCAGAGCGGGCCGCGCCTCCTTGGGCAACTTGCCGACACCCTGTCTCAGCGCTTCGAGATAGACGGCCATGAAGGTGCCGATATAGAAAAACAGGGCCGGCAGGATCGCGGCGACCACGATATAGCGGTATTCGAGTCCGATCTGACCGGCGACAAAAAAGGCGACGACGCCCATGACCGGCGGCATGATCTGACCTCCGGTCGACGCCGCGGCCTCGACGGCCCCGGCAAAAGCAGGCTTGAACCCGGCGCGCTTGATGACCGGTATCGTCATGGCACCGGTTGAAACGACATTCGAGATTGCTGCGCCGGACAACGTGCCGAAAAGCGCCGACGAGGCGACGGACGCATGCGCAGCCCCGCCGATAAAGCCGCCGGTCAACCGGTTGGCGACCTTCATGAGCAGCTCTCCGGCGCCGGAGGCCATCAGTACGGCGCCGAAGACAATAAAAATCAGAACATTGCCGGAGACGACCTGAAGCGGCTGACCAAAAAGACCACCTGTCTGCGACCAGAAGTTCTGAACCATGGCGCGCATGCTTTGTTCCGGCGTCGCGGCAGCGCCCTGCAGGATCCCCGTCCAGTCCGGCAGATAGCCGCGCACAAACAGGTAGACGATCCAGAAGATGCAGAACCAGGCAATGAACGCGCCGAACATGCGCCAGGTCAGGTAAAGACCGATCAGCGCCGCAACGGGGAAAAGGATGAAATCGATCCTGTCGGCGGATGGCAGCAAACCTGCATCGGTGGCCGAAATCTCGATGATCCAGAAAGAGAACACCGCAACCGAACCGAGCGCGAGCAGGCGGTTCAGCCAAGGCGGGCCGGATGTGGGGAAGAGGCCGAGCGCGGCGATGGCGAAGCCGAAGAGGACAGGCAGTCCGAGAATGAAGCCGGTGGGCTGCAGGAAACTGCGTTCCACGCTGCGCCAGCCGGCGCCCAGCCAGTGTTCGCGCATGAGGAGGCGCTGTTCTCGGCGCGAGAGATCTTCAAAGCCTTGCGTGGTGTTCTCGATGACCCAGCGGACGAGGTCGCCGATCGGGCCGCCAGCGGCATAGAAGAGGATGACAAGCGCAAAGACGAACGCCATGGCGTTTCGGACCCGTCGGTCGAGTTGGAGACCAGCCGGCGGCACGGCGTCTTTGGCCTGCGCCTCCGTCACTTTTTTTCCTCTTGCGCGCGCATCGGCGCCGCGCCGCGATAATGCAGCGTCATTTCCTCGGGCACCTCCGATCCGTCGACAAGAAACGGCAAAATGCCGCGCCGTATGGATTTGCCACGGCTTTCAATGATGTCGACATCCGATTTTGTGACGCGCTGCGACATGCGCCGTCCCCATTCGGCAAGACAATCGTAAAGACGGTCGATCTCGGCCTGATGCGTCCCGGTCTTGGCCAGATCGTGGAACTCCTCGGGGTCTGTCTGAAGATCGAACAGCATCGGCCGGAAACCACCCTCGGCGTGCATCATCTTCCAGCGGCCGTCAAACACCATGAAAAGGCGCGCATCGCGCGGTGAAAGGCCAAGCTGCACGCATTGCGGCGTCGAGGAATAGTCGAACTCGCTGATCACGTAGGAACGCCAGTCGGACGGCTTTTCGCCATGCAGCCACGGCATCAATGAACGGCCTTCTATGATGTGGTCAGGAACGTCTCCGCCGGCAGCCTCGACAAAGGTCGCCGCCAGATCGATGGATTCGACCAGAGCGTCGCAGGTCGTGCCGCGCGTTGCGCCGGCCTCCTTGCGCGGGTCATAGACGATCATCGGTATCTTGACCGACGGTTCGTGGAACAGGTCCTTTTCGCCCAGCCAGTGATCGCCCAGATAGTCGCCGTGGTCCGACGTCAGTACGATCATGGTATCATCCATGCGTCCCGTCACTTCCAGATGATCAAGCAGCCGGCCAAGCTGATCATCGGCCTGTTTGATGAGCCCCATATAGGCCGGGATCACCTTCTGCCTGACGTCCTCGCGCTGGAAGGCCGTTGCGATGCGATTGCCCATATAGGCTTCATAGACGGGGTGCGGGTCCTCGCGCTCAATACTGTGCCTGAGTGCGGCTGGTACGTGATTGAGCGAATACATGTCGTGATAGGGCGCCGGCACGATATAAGGCCAATGGGGCTTGATGAACGAAAGATGCGCGCACCAAGGACCCTCGACCTTTTCCAGAAAACGGATCGCCTCCCCGGTCAACCAAGGGGTTTCGCTGTCTGCCTCGTCGACATTGGCTGGCTTGTCGGCATTTTCGAACATCCAGCCGGACGCCTTTTCGCCATTCACCGCGGCAGAATTGGCAAAGTCGGCCCACGGATTGACACTGTCATAGCCTTTGGACTTCAGATATTCATTGTAGGGGCTGCGCTTCTCATCATAAAAGCCGTCGGGTCCGGCACCCCAAAGACCATCGTCACGCACCCAGACATCGAAGCCGCATTCGGCCTGGCGCGCGCCGATCATGCTGTCGGGGCTGAGGCCCAGCCGCGCCATGCCCTCCGCATCGACCTTCATATGGGTCTTGCCAAGCAACCAGCAGTCCATCCCAAGCTTGCGCAGATGGTCGCCCATGGTCATCTCGCCGACCCTGATGGGGAAACCGTTCCATGCCGCGCCGTGCGAGGACACATAGCGCCCGGTATAGAAGGACATGCGTGACGCGCCGCAGATGGGAGACTGCACATAGGCATTGGTAAAGCGCACGCCCTTAGCGGCAACCCGGTCGAAATTCGGTGTTTCGAGATGCGGATGACCGGCGCAGCTGAGATAATCGAACCTCAGCTGGTCATACATGATGAAAAGAATGTTCATGCGCGGCCTCCCGTCCGCCGGCCCGAGATTTTGAGCCTGCCTTATCCTAGGATGCGCGACATCATGGGAGCAGTATCATTTTTTGATATGATATAACTCTGAGTTATATGAAAGAGAGGCTGGTACTAGGGCCGCAAAACGCCGTCCAACTGGCCGGCAGCATTGCACATACAATCGTGAAAGAACTGGGCCGCCGGTGTCAAAGGCCGCAGCGACGCGGTGCTGATCGCGATCGGCAAAGGCTTGATTTCCTCATCAAGGGCGATCTTGGAAATCCGCCATCGCGCTTCCAGCCCCTTGATGGAAGGTGTCGGAAACGTCGCGCATAAATCGCTGTCCTCGATCATCGACAAAAGAGCAATAACCGAATCGGACGTTGTCAGGGGAACCGGCGCCTCAATACCCATCGCCGCAAAATGCTGCGCAAAGACGGGGCGGCGGTCCCTCGGTCCGATCAGCAGCCAGTCCGCATCTTTCAGTTCTTCAAGGGAGCGCGCGGCAGCGTAACGGGAATTGCGTCCGGTGATTACGGAAATCGGAGCCCGAAACAGCCTGGTGACTGTCAGGCCATTGGCCTCATCGGCCTGCGGTGCAGGGCCGATGACGATATCGCACTGTCCCTCTCTCAGCGGGCGGAAGGCAGATGGCGCATTGCCGGCATTGACCTGCACATGGACGGCCGGAAAACGGGTGCGAAACCGCCGCATGACAGGCGGAATGAGCCGTGTCGCCGTCAAGGGCGACACGATCACCGTGAGATCGCCCGTCAGCTCACCGCGCAACTGCGACATCTCGTCTTGCAACCGGCGCATTTCGTCCTTGATGACATGGGCCCGACGAAGGACAACCTGTCCGTGTCGCGTCGGCACGACACCGCGCGGCCCCCTTTCAAAGATCGCGACACCCAGATCCGCTTCGGCCTGACGCAGCGCCTTTGAGACGGCCGGCTGGGACTTGCCAAGGATCACCGCGGCCCCGCGAATGCTGCTGGCCGTCTCGATAGCCAGAATAAGGTTGATATACTGTAGCTGCATGGTCGTGCGATTAGACCCGACCGGGCCGAAGAAGGAAAGCCGCGACAGGTCTTTCGAAGACCACAAAACACCAAAATCCCGGTCAAAAGCGTGCGATCGGGCGGTTGCCAACCTATATCAAGGGAACCCAATTTCCAGGAGGCCTCCATGTCCGTTTCAGATCAGGTTCCGACACAATCCGGTTTCCACGCCAAGAGCAGCGGCGCGGAGGTCCTTGCCGATATCGATCTTGCCGGCAAGACGGCAATCGTCACAGGCGGCTATAGCGGGATCGGACTTGAGACCGTCCGCGGGCTTGCCGGCAAGGGCGCATCCGTCATAGTGCCTGTCCGCACGCCGGAAAAGGCGAAAGATGCGCTCGCGGGCGTGGATGGCAACGTCACCACGGCTCCGATGGACCTGGCGGATCTCGCCTCGGTCAGCAGCTTTGTCGGCGATGTGCTGAACGCACATATGAGGCTCGACCTTCTCATAAACAATGCCGGGATCATGGCGTGCCCCGAGGCCCGGGTCGGCCCCGGCTGGGAATCCCAGTTCGGCGTCAACCATATGGGACATTTTGCGCTGACGACCGGCCTGATGCCGCTTCTGCGGAAGACGCAGGGGGCGCGGGTCGTAGCGCTCTCGTCGACCGCACACAAGGTCTCCGATATCCTTTGGGACGACATCAACTACGAGAACAGCCCCTATGACAAATGGCAGGCTTACGGTCAGGCGAAGACCGCCAATGCGCTGTTCGCCAATGCGTTGTCGCTGCGGCTGAAAGATGCGGGCGGTCTCGCCTTCTCGGTCCATCCGGGCGGCATATTCACGCCCTTGCAACGGCACCTGCCCCAGGAGGAAATGATCGCCCTTGGCTGGCTGGAGGAGAACGGCGAGCCATCCGAACTGGCCAAACAGGGGTTCAAGACGCCGGAACAGGGATGTTCCACGACCCTTTGGGCTGCAACATCCGCCAAGCTTGAAGGCAAGCCGGGCGTTTATTGCGAGGACGCCGACATTGCAGCGCCGACCGACCCCGAAAGCCCAACGGCCCGCTATTTCGGAGTCGACGCACATGCCTGCAGCGATGAGAACGCCGAGCGGCTGTGGGAGATCAGCGAACGCTTTCTCAAGGCGGCCTGAACGCAGGTGGCCCGGCCTCGCCTGAGGCTTCATTTCGCCCTAGCCGTCATCCCCGACGCGCTCGACCGGCCCGCCCTGTTCTTCCCAGGTGGAGAAACCTTCTCTTAAATGCGCCGCTTCAAAGCCCATATCCTTCAGCGTTGAAACCGTGAGGGCCGAGCGCCACCCGCTCGCGCAGTGAATGATGAAGGTCTTGTCTTTGCCGAATATGTCCTTGAAATAGGGACTGTCCGGGTCCACCCAGAATTCAATCATGCCGCGCGGGGCGTGGAAGCTGCCAGGTATGTAGCCGGTGCGCTGCCTTTCGCGTATATCGCGTATGTCGACGACGACGATATCCGGATCACCGAGTTTGCAGATCAGGTCCTTCGTTTCGATTTCCTCGATACGCGCACGCGCCGCGGCCACCATTTCCGCTGAGGATATTTTTAGCTTCTTCATCGATCCCCCGTCATCTTGAGCGGTTATATTGCAAGTGGCGAAATATGGCGGATAGCCTTGGCCAGATCAATTGCCGGCTGGCTTCGGCGGTGACATGAGCGACACCCGCATGTCAGCTTCCAACGGTTGACTGAGAGTGCCACCTGTCAGCCCTCATCGAACGCGCCATCCCAGCCGAAATAGACGCCTTTCAGTTCGTCTCCACGCAGCTTTCGATAAAGCGCAAGAGCGGGGCCGTTATCGGCTTCCGTGCCAAGCCAGATGCCCTGACAACCGCGTGCACGTGCTATTTCAAACAGTTTTTCCGTCACCGCCCGGCCGATGCCCTGGCGCAGATGGCTGTCCCTTACGCCGACTTCATTGACAAACATCGACGGCTTTTTGTCAGGATGGAGAAGGATACAGCCAGAGGCCATGCCAACGGCGAGATCGCCATCAAAGGCCAAGACAAGTTCATGCAGCGGATCGGACAGAAATGCCGCAGCCTGCGCCGGATCAATGGGGTTGTCGAACAACCCTTCCTCCACTTTCAAAAGCAGCGGCAAATCGTCGGCCTGCAAGTGGCGAAGCGTTACGTGTCTGGTCATTCTCACCGTATGTTTCTAATTAAGACCTAAGTTGGCTCCGGATGCCCTTCGGATTGTGGGGCGTTATCGCAGATTTCATACCACGCCGGCTTTTCCGAGACGAACTCGTGAAACTGATTTTTCAGGCTGATTTGCGTATCGAGAGCATTTGCCGCGACGGGGAAACTCTCGTCTTCCGAGAGGATTTCGCCAAGTGATGTTCCGCAAATCCCGCAAAAGCACCGGCCATATTTATAGGGGGTCTCCGGCTTGTACAAAACCACGTTCTCCTTGCCCTCAATCCAGGTCAGACTTTCCTTCTTTACAAAGACAATGGTGCTTGCGCCGGCCTTTCGGCACCGCGAGCAATGGCATGTGCCCATGACCGACGGTTCGCACGACAGTTGAAATTTGACTGCTTTGCAGCAGCAGCTCCCTTCAATCATTTGACCACATCTCCCGGTTCGAGCTCCATATGAATGAGAACAATACAAGAACATTTGACGCAGGACAATATCGGGAACAGGCGCTAACAGGCTTCGAGAACAGTCAGGTCTTGTTTATCGAGTTTCCGCCATCGGCGATCAGAGCGCTCCCGGTAACGAAGGACGACCGGTCAGAAATGAGGAAAAGCGCGGCCTGAGCGATTTCCGATGGATCGGCCATCCGTTTCAGCGCGTGAAGGCTGCTGACCCATTCATGCGTTTGCGGGTCATCGCCGGCCATTTCAGTTCTGGTGCCGCCGGGCAACAATGCATTGACGCGGATATTGTCGGCACCATGTTCAGCCGCCAGGACCTGTGTCATGCCGATGAGACCGGCCTTGCTGGCGGCGTAGGCCCCCATTCCGGGAAGTCCGATCGTGTGCCCCACGAATGACGACGTAAAAACGATAGACCCGCCGCCGCGTTTGGCGATTGGCGGAATCTGATGCTTCGCAGCATAAAACCCGCTGGTCAGGTTTGTGCTGATGACCTTTTGCCAATTGTCTTCGTCCATATCGGGCACAGGTCCCATCTCGCCCACGATCCCGGCATTGTTGAACGCGCCATCGAGGCCGCCAAATCTTTCGGTAGCCAGTGCTACCAGATCGGCCGCGTATTGCCCGTCACCCACATCGCCGGCAAGACAGGCGGCCTGCCCGCCGATCCGGCCGATTTCACCGGCGAGCCCTTCCAGCAGTGCCGCGCGTCTTGCGCCGAGGACGACATTCGCGCCCTCGGTCGCAAAACATCTTGCAGCCTCGGCGCCGATGCCGCTGCTTGCGCCCGTTACGATGATTGTCTTTCCGTCCAACACCATGTGTCTCTCCATTCTTCAGGCTTTGAGAGACGTTTAGGTTTTCTACAGTGCTCCGGGCATCCCGGTTCTTGCGGGAGTATTTGCGTGGCTGCATGTTCGGGTCTGCCAATGCCACATAGGCAATCCCAATTTCAATTCGCCGCCCTATATCGGCTTCATGCTTTGGTTATTCAGCGCCGTTGAAGAGCTGCTGCCGGTTCTGGCTTTCTTCGTCGTGCAACAGTCTTACAGTTTTGAAGCCGGCCTCGTGGTCATGGTGCTGCTGGTACTCGCGCTGCTGGCCGTGTCATACGGGTTCGGGCGGGCGGCGCCGCGCTTTGCCGTGGCAAGCACAATCGCGCTCCTGATCTTTTCCGTGCCCAGTATCGTGACGGGCAACAGCACCTTTTTTCAGATCTCGGACACGATCCTCGACGGTCTGTTCGCGTTTCTCCTTCTGGGGAGCCGGGCGCTCGATTTTCCGGTTCTGAAATATCTTTTCGGACGGGTGTTTGCGATCACGGACGAGGCGTGGCGGATTCTGTCGCTGCGCTGGGGCCTTTTGTTCGTGGTGCTGGCGGTGCTGAACGAATTTTTCCGGCTCGGCTATTCGGAAGAGGTCTGGGCTTACTTCAAGCTTTTCTCCACCATCTTCATTCTGCTTTTCGGCTGCTACCAGTTCACGCTGTCGGCCAGGATGCGCATTCCGGGCGAATCGAACCGGCTCGGGCTGCGGGTCTGACGCAGAACTCAGTTACGCATGTTTCTGTCTGTCTGAGGCTCTGTTTTCGATATCGCACCGACAAAATCCACATAGGCGCTCCTGAGGCGGTTTGTCCCCGAGTTCGGCGGCCAGACGGCATAAATTCCGTAGGACGGCGCGCGCCAGTCAGGCAGGAGTTCCATCAGATGACCTTCTGCAATGCGTTCACGCACAAAGAAATCCGGCATGACAACGATGCCGCAGCCTTCCTCGGCCATGCGCCGTGCGGCAAATCCGGAATCGACCGTGATGCGGTATGGCATGTGTACGCTGTGTTGTTTGCGCTCGCGGCCTGATTTCGTCAGGATGACGGGCCGCGATACGCCGGCAAGATCGATCGCTTCCAGCTTCTCCAGATCCCGCGGCTGCCGTATCGGGCTCTTCGAGCGCAGATAATCTGGCGACGCACACAGGTGCAGCCGGCCCTCAGCCAGCTTCTTTGACATCAGCGAGGAATCTTCAAGCCGCCCGACCCGCAGACCCAGATCGAAACCCTCCTCCACGAGGTTGATCCGCCGGTCGGTGAAGCTCATCGAGATCTCGGCGTTCGGATTGTGTTTCATGAAAGTCGATGTGCGGGTGACGAAGCGGGCATATTGCATGATCGCCGGCGCCGTGACCGTTAAAAGACCGGTCGGA
This portion of the Hoeflea prorocentri genome encodes:
- a CDS encoding inner membrane-spanning protein YciB, producing MLWLFSAVEELLPVLAFFVVQQSYSFEAGLVVMVLLVLALLAVSYGFGRAAPRFAVASTIALLIFSVPSIVTGNSTFFQISDTILDGLFAFLLLGSRALDFPVLKYLFGRVFAITDEAWRILSLRWGLLFVVLAVLNEFFRLGYSEEVWAYFKLFSTIFILLFGCYQFTLSARMRIPGESNRLGLRV
- a CDS encoding LysR family transcriptional regulator; translated protein: MIDHLRALAVFSSVADAGSFRAAAKKLGLSASVVSHHVTSLERYLDTPLIYRTTRKLSLTAAGEQLAGSARAMLRSAEEGFSEVGHQTSNPTGLLTVTAPAIMQYARFVTRTSTFMKHNPNAEISMSFTDRRINLVEEGFDLGLRVGRLEDSSLMSKKLAEGRLHLCASPDYLRSKSPIRQPRDLEKLEAIDLAGVSRPVILTKSGRERKQHSVHMPYRITVDSGFAARRMAEEGCGIVVMPDFFVRERIAEGHLMELLPDWRAPSYGIYAVWPPNSGTNRLRSAYVDFVGAISKTEPQTDRNMRN